In Fundulus heteroclitus isolate FHET01 chromosome 16, MU-UCD_Fhet_4.1, whole genome shotgun sequence, a single genomic region encodes these proteins:
- the elob gene encoding elongin-B, whose protein sequence is MDVFLMIRRHKTTIFTDAKESTTVYELKRIVEGILKRPPEDQRLYKDDVLLNDSQTLGNCGFTNQTARPQAPATVGLAFRLSDDSFEPLRVESFSTPPELPDVMKPQDSGSTANEQAVQ, encoded by the exons gatgtgtttttaatgatcCGACGCCACAAGACAACCATCTTCACAGATGCCAAAGAGTCCACCACAGTCTATGAACTAAAGCGCATCGTTGAAGGCATTTTAAAGAGGCCACCTGAAGATCAAAGGCTTTACAAG GATGATGTGCTGCTTAACGACAGTCAGACTCTCGGAAATTGTGGCTTCACAAATCAAACAGCCCGACCTCAGGCTCCAGCCACCGTGGGTTTAGCTTTTCGTCTCAGCG ATGATTCATTCGAGCCGCTGAGGGTCGAGTCCTTCTCCACTCCCCCGGAACTTCCTGACGTCATGAAGCCTCAGGATTCTGGAAGCACAGCCAACGAGCAGGCAGTACAGTGA